In a single window of the Schistocerca americana isolate TAMUIC-IGC-003095 chromosome X, iqSchAmer2.1, whole genome shotgun sequence genome:
- the LOC124555891 gene encoding craniofacial development protein 2-like → MTIGTWNVRTLLDVNNYRPERRTALITQELARLDIDIAALSETRLSGEGHISEVRSGYTIFWKGKDAGEPRIHGAGFAVKTKIVKDLRLTPVSINERLMTLRVPIGLDRFITFVSAYAPTLDSDEDTKNQFYHQLNSTLSKIPIQDKLILLGDFNARVGRDNRFWRDVMGKQGVGNCNANGLLLLGLCAEHELFISNTQFRLRNRYKTTWMHPRSKHWHLIDYVITRQRDKKDILITKAALNIDECWTDHRLLVSRLRVPKYRKPRSHFSNPPRRKFNISNLNNKNVRSHFQDILSEQLNKAPATTDDVEQEWTTLKNIIKETAENVVGCSARKRSDWFDDNHGEIQAIINAKRDAYLSLAQDPSCAEKKAHFLELKQKCQSEIRVIKNKWWQQKATELQNLSDARNLRGFYAGIKELYGPIRSSSGALKAADNSTILTEIYVLDRGDEQRSET, encoded by the coding sequence atgacaatagggacatggaatgtcaggaccctcctggacgtgaacaattacagaccagagagaagaactgctcttatcacccaagaactagcccgtctagatatagacattgctgccttgagtgagacaagactctcaggtgagggacacattagtgaggtacgttcagggtacaccatcttctggaagggaaaggatgcaggagaaccacgcatccatggtgcaggatttgccgtaaaaacgaaaatagtgaaagatcttcgacttacacctgtctcaattaatgaaagactgatgactcttagagtacccattggtttagacagattcatcaccttcgtctctgcatatgctcctactttagacagtgatgaagacacaaagaatcagttctaccaccaactgaacagtactctctctaaaatacccattcaagataaattaattttacttggtgatttcaatgccagagtgggaagggacaaccgtttttggagagatgtcatgggtaaacaaggggtgggaaactgcaatgcaaatgggttgctacttcttggtctgtgtgctgagcacgagcttttcatctccaatacccaattccgtttgcgtaaccgctataagaccacatggatgcacccacgctccaaacattggcatcttatagactacgttattacgcgacagcgtgacaagaaagacattctcatcacaaaagcagcactaaacatcgatgagtgctggacggaccatagacttttagtcagccgtttgagagtaccaaagtatcgcaagccacgatcccacttttcaaacccaccacgcagaaaattcaacataagcaacctgaacaacaaaaatgttcgctcacacttccaagacatactgtccgaacaacttaacaaagctccagcaaccacagatgacgtcgaacaagaatggaccacattaaagaacatcatcaaagaaactgctgagaatgttgttggttgtagtgcacggaaaagaagtgactggtttgatgacaaccacggagaaatccaagccatcatcaatgcaaagcgggatgcttacctatcccttgctcaagatccatcctgcgcagaaaagaaagcacactttctagaactcaagcagaaatgtcaaagtgaaatacgagtaatcaagaacaaatggtggcaacagaaagccacagaactccaaaatctttctgatgcaaggaacctgcgtggcttttatgctggtattaaagagctgtatggacctatccgctcatcatcaggagcacttaaagctgctgacaactccaccattcttactgaaa